In Rhododendron vialii isolate Sample 1 chromosome 9a, ASM3025357v1, the following are encoded in one genomic region:
- the LOC131301362 gene encoding uncharacterized protein LOC131301362 isoform X2 — MNPFKIPNCHHQPPFLFISKNTLLSSPHFLSLPVSPTPHVPLSASTLSPFPPNLISISKPQLPSFKHSRVSKVSAQVWSNEDKKNSDDTVELGEDLAIDGAVFQKTLRLVECSMFAAVGGLAYFLSTSLSIESYFGCFFALPILISSLRWGVAAGRKTMVATAMLLLVLSGPVKALTYLDDTLSVDYLSLAAHAWFSWCNDGYFMEAEGKLEPFNHFVRALGAVGCVLITSFLIRENILALITVNIHASLSYIVTTVGINAIPSMDMIYLIFGTLVVLNCGFFVFLLHILYALFFIKFGMKASLKLPRWLEKAI, encoded by the exons ATGAATCCCTTCAAGATTCCCAATTGCCATCACCAACCCCCTTTTCTCttcatttccaaaaatacccttctctcctctccccactttctctctctacccgtCTCCCCAACTCCTCATGTACCGCTCTCTGCCTcaactctctctccatttcccCCAAATCTAATTTCTATCTCTAAACCTCAACTGCCCAGTTTTAAACACTCCAGGGTTTCAAAAGTTTCAGCTCAGGTTTGGAGCAATGAAGATAAAAAGAACTCCGATGATACGGTCGAGCTGGGGGAGGACTTGGCGATTGACGGAGCTGTTTTTCAGAAGACGCTGAGGTTGGTTGAATGCTCCATGTTCGCTGCGGTTGGTGGGTTAGCTTATTTCTTGAGCACTTCTCTTTCAATTGAG AGTTACTTCGGCTGTTTCTTTGCGTTGCCAATATTGATCTCTTCCCTGAGATGGGGTGTCGCAGCTGGCAGGAAAACTATG GTGGCGACTGCTATGCTACTACTTGTCTTGTCTGGTCCAGTGAAAGCACTGACCTATCTG GACGATACCTTAAGTGTGGACTACCTTTCTCTTGCAGCTCATGCATGGTTTAGTTGGTGTAACGATGGGTACTTTATGGAG GCTGAAGGCAAATTGGAGCCATTCAATCATTTT GTTCGAGCTTTAGGTGCGGTCGGgtgtgttttgataacttcATTCTTAATAAGAGAAAACATTCTTGCTCTG ATCACCGTAAACATTCATGCTTCTCTTTCCTATATTGTTACTACCGTGGGCATCAATGCAATTCCATCAATGGATATGATATATCTCATTTTTGGGACCTTG GTTGTTCTTAACTGCGGgttctttgtgtttttgttgcACATTCTTTACGCGTTGTTCTTTATCAAATTTGGGATGAAGGCTTCTTTGAAGCTACCCAGATGGTTGGAGAAGGCAATATAA
- the LOC131301362 gene encoding uncharacterized protein LOC131301362 isoform X1 codes for MNPFKIPNCHHQPPFLFISKNTLLSSPHFLSLPVSPTPHVPLSASTLSPFPPNLISISKPQLPSFKHSRVSKVSAQVWSNEDKKNSDDTVELGEDLAIDGAVFQKTLRLVECSMFAAVGGLAYFLSTSLSIESYFGCFFALPILISSLRWGVAAGRKTMVATAMLLLVLSGPVKALTYLDDTLSVDYLSLAAHAWFSWCNDGYFMEAEGKLEPFNHFVRICRVRALGAVGCVLITSFLIRENILALITVNIHASLSYIVTTVGINAIPSMDMIYLIFGTLVVLNCGFFVFLLHILYALFFIKFGMKASLKLPRWLEKAI; via the exons ATGAATCCCTTCAAGATTCCCAATTGCCATCACCAACCCCCTTTTCTCttcatttccaaaaatacccttctctcctctccccactttctctctctacccgtCTCCCCAACTCCTCATGTACCGCTCTCTGCCTcaactctctctccatttcccCCAAATCTAATTTCTATCTCTAAACCTCAACTGCCCAGTTTTAAACACTCCAGGGTTTCAAAAGTTTCAGCTCAGGTTTGGAGCAATGAAGATAAAAAGAACTCCGATGATACGGTCGAGCTGGGGGAGGACTTGGCGATTGACGGAGCTGTTTTTCAGAAGACGCTGAGGTTGGTTGAATGCTCCATGTTCGCTGCGGTTGGTGGGTTAGCTTATTTCTTGAGCACTTCTCTTTCAATTGAG AGTTACTTCGGCTGTTTCTTTGCGTTGCCAATATTGATCTCTTCCCTGAGATGGGGTGTCGCAGCTGGCAGGAAAACTATG GTGGCGACTGCTATGCTACTACTTGTCTTGTCTGGTCCAGTGAAAGCACTGACCTATCTG GACGATACCTTAAGTGTGGACTACCTTTCTCTTGCAGCTCATGCATGGTTTAGTTGGTGTAACGATGGGTACTTTATGGAG GCTGAAGGCAAATTGGAGCCATTCAATCATTTTGTGCGCATTTGTAGA GTTCGAGCTTTAGGTGCGGTCGGgtgtgttttgataacttcATTCTTAATAAGAGAAAACATTCTTGCTCTG ATCACCGTAAACATTCATGCTTCTCTTTCCTATATTGTTACTACCGTGGGCATCAATGCAATTCCATCAATGGATATGATATATCTCATTTTTGGGACCTTG GTTGTTCTTAACTGCGGgttctttgtgtttttgttgcACATTCTTTACGCGTTGTTCTTTATCAAATTTGGGATGAAGGCTTCTTTGAAGCTACCCAGATGGTTGGAGAAGGCAATATAA
- the LOC131301362 gene encoding uncharacterized protein LOC131301362 isoform X3: MNPFKIPNCHHQPPFLFISKNTLLSSPHFLSLPVSPTPHVPLSASTLSPFPPNLISISKPQLPSFKHSRVSKVSAQVWSNEDKKNSDDTVELGEDLAIDGAVFQKTLRLVECSMFAAVGGLAYFLSTSLSIESYFGCFFALPILISSLRWGVAAGRKTMVATAMLLLVLSGPVKALTYLLMHGLVGVTMGTLWRLKANWSHSIILCAFVRALGAVGCVLITSFLIRENILALITVNIHASLSYIVTTVGINAIPSMDMIYLIFGTLVVLNCGFFVFLLHILYALFFIKFGMKASLKLPRWLEKAI, encoded by the exons ATGAATCCCTTCAAGATTCCCAATTGCCATCACCAACCCCCTTTTCTCttcatttccaaaaatacccttctctcctctccccactttctctctctacccgtCTCCCCAACTCCTCATGTACCGCTCTCTGCCTcaactctctctccatttcccCCAAATCTAATTTCTATCTCTAAACCTCAACTGCCCAGTTTTAAACACTCCAGGGTTTCAAAAGTTTCAGCTCAGGTTTGGAGCAATGAAGATAAAAAGAACTCCGATGATACGGTCGAGCTGGGGGAGGACTTGGCGATTGACGGAGCTGTTTTTCAGAAGACGCTGAGGTTGGTTGAATGCTCCATGTTCGCTGCGGTTGGTGGGTTAGCTTATTTCTTGAGCACTTCTCTTTCAATTGAG AGTTACTTCGGCTGTTTCTTTGCGTTGCCAATATTGATCTCTTCCCTGAGATGGGGTGTCGCAGCTGGCAGGAAAACTATG GTGGCGACTGCTATGCTACTACTTGTCTTGTCTGGTCCAGTGAAAGCACTGACCTATCTG CTCATGCATGGTTTAGTTGGTGTAACGATGGGTACTTTATGGAG GCTGAAGGCAAATTGGAGCCATTCAATCATTTTGTGCGCATTT GTTCGAGCTTTAGGTGCGGTCGGgtgtgttttgataacttcATTCTTAATAAGAGAAAACATTCTTGCTCTG ATCACCGTAAACATTCATGCTTCTCTTTCCTATATTGTTACTACCGTGGGCATCAATGCAATTCCATCAATGGATATGATATATCTCATTTTTGGGACCTTG GTTGTTCTTAACTGCGGgttctttgtgtttttgttgcACATTCTTTACGCGTTGTTCTTTATCAAATTTGGGATGAAGGCTTCTTTGAAGCTACCCAGATGGTTGGAGAAGGCAATATAA
- the LOC131301362 gene encoding uncharacterized protein LOC131301362 isoform X4, whose translation MNPFKIPNCHHQPPFLFISKNTLLSSPHFLSLPVSPTPHVPLSASTLSPFPPNLISISKPQLPSFKHSRVSKVSAQVWSNEDKKNSDDTVELGEDLAIDGAVFQKTLRLVECSMFAAVGGLAYFLSTSLSIESYFGCFFALPILISSLRWGVAAGRKTMVATAMLLLVLSGPVKALTYLDDTLSVDYLSLAAHAWFSWCNDGYFMEAEGKLEPFNHFVRICSSFRCGRVCFDNFILNKRKHSCSDHRKHSCFSFLYCYYRGHQCNSINGYDISHFWDLGCS comes from the exons ATGAATCCCTTCAAGATTCCCAATTGCCATCACCAACCCCCTTTTCTCttcatttccaaaaatacccttctctcctctccccactttctctctctacccgtCTCCCCAACTCCTCATGTACCGCTCTCTGCCTcaactctctctccatttcccCCAAATCTAATTTCTATCTCTAAACCTCAACTGCCCAGTTTTAAACACTCCAGGGTTTCAAAAGTTTCAGCTCAGGTTTGGAGCAATGAAGATAAAAAGAACTCCGATGATACGGTCGAGCTGGGGGAGGACTTGGCGATTGACGGAGCTGTTTTTCAGAAGACGCTGAGGTTGGTTGAATGCTCCATGTTCGCTGCGGTTGGTGGGTTAGCTTATTTCTTGAGCACTTCTCTTTCAATTGAG AGTTACTTCGGCTGTTTCTTTGCGTTGCCAATATTGATCTCTTCCCTGAGATGGGGTGTCGCAGCTGGCAGGAAAACTATG GTGGCGACTGCTATGCTACTACTTGTCTTGTCTGGTCCAGTGAAAGCACTGACCTATCTG GACGATACCTTAAGTGTGGACTACCTTTCTCTTGCAGCTCATGCATGGTTTAGTTGGTGTAACGATGGGTACTTTATGGAG GCTGAAGGCAAATTGGAGCCATTCAATCATTTTGTGCGCATTT GTTCGAGCTTTAGGTGCGGTCGGgtgtgttttgataacttcATTCTTAATAAGAGAAAACATTCTTGCTCTG ATCACCGTAAACATTCATGCTTCTCTTTCCTATATTGTTACTACCGTGGGCATCAATGCAATTCCATCAATGGATATGATATATCTCATTTTTGGGACCTTG GTTGTTCTTAA
- the LOC131301362 gene encoding uncharacterized protein LOC131301362 isoform X6, translating into MGCRSWQENYGGDCYATTCLVWSSESTDLSAHAWFSWCNDGYFMEAEGKLEPFNHFVRALGAVGCVLITSFLIRENILALITVNIHASLSYIVTTVGINAIPSMDMIYLIFGTLVVLNCGFFVFLLHILYALFFIKFGMKASLKLPRWLEKAI; encoded by the exons ATGGGGTGTCGCAGCTGGCAGGAAAACTATG GTGGCGACTGCTATGCTACTACTTGTCTTGTCTGGTCCAGTGAAAGCACTGACCTATCTG CTCATGCATGGTTTAGTTGGTGTAACGATGGGTACTTTATGGAG GCTGAAGGCAAATTGGAGCCATTCAATCATTTT GTTCGAGCTTTAGGTGCGGTCGGgtgtgttttgataacttcATTCTTAATAAGAGAAAACATTCTTGCTCTG ATCACCGTAAACATTCATGCTTCTCTTTCCTATATTGTTACTACCGTGGGCATCAATGCAATTCCATCAATGGATATGATATATCTCATTTTTGGGACCTTG GTTGTTCTTAACTGCGGgttctttgtgtttttgttgcACATTCTTTACGCGTTGTTCTTTATCAAATTTGGGATGAAGGCTTCTTTGAAGCTACCCAGATGGTTGGAGAAGGCAATATAA
- the LOC131301362 gene encoding uncharacterized protein LOC131301362 isoform X5, with the protein MGCRSWQENYGGDCYATTCLVWSSESTDLSAHAWFSWCNDGYFMEAEGKLEPFNHFVRICRVRALGAVGCVLITSFLIRENILALITVNIHASLSYIVTTVGINAIPSMDMIYLIFGTLVVLNCGFFVFLLHILYALFFIKFGMKASLKLPRWLEKAI; encoded by the exons ATGGGGTGTCGCAGCTGGCAGGAAAACTATG GTGGCGACTGCTATGCTACTACTTGTCTTGTCTGGTCCAGTGAAAGCACTGACCTATCTG CTCATGCATGGTTTAGTTGGTGTAACGATGGGTACTTTATGGAG GCTGAAGGCAAATTGGAGCCATTCAATCATTTTGTGCGCATTTGTAGA GTTCGAGCTTTAGGTGCGGTCGGgtgtgttttgataacttcATTCTTAATAAGAGAAAACATTCTTGCTCTG ATCACCGTAAACATTCATGCTTCTCTTTCCTATATTGTTACTACCGTGGGCATCAATGCAATTCCATCAATGGATATGATATATCTCATTTTTGGGACCTTG GTTGTTCTTAACTGCGGgttctttgtgtttttgttgcACATTCTTTACGCGTTGTTCTTTATCAAATTTGGGATGAAGGCTTCTTTGAAGCTACCCAGATGGTTGGAGAAGGCAATATAA
- the LOC131301363 gene encoding F-box/FBD/LRR-repeat protein At1g13570 isoform X2 encodes MDSILVQDVISDLPQSIVETILTKIPIRDAVRTSILSSKWRYKWANLTHLVFDDRCSSLYNDKGLVEGNLVKFITRFLFLHDGPIHMFTLSSTYLQGSSYIDQWLLFLSRKDVKELVIELGDREWFRAPTCLFSCRKLTRLELIRCELDPPPSFKGFLSLKCLVLQQVLIAPDKVENLLSSCPLLESLTLSYFDSFALSICAPNLKYLCLEGEFKDIRLENTPLLIFVSVSMYTDDTAEHFEQSSTCNFDKFLGGVPCLQRLIGYIYFTKSSSNTSLATEATDLDFWENECPSDCTFRLLKSVKIADISGVPHEMEFIKFLLRNSPVLEVMSIIPSTCVTDGRINMLIELLRFRRASAEAEITFTQPRM; translated from the exons ATGGATAGTATTTTGGTGCAAGATGTGATTAGTGATCTGCCTCAAAGTATTGTAGAAACCATATTGACAAAGATTCCGATAAGGGATGCTGTAAGGACTAGCATTTTATCGAGTAAATGGAGATATAAATGGGCTAACCTTACGCACCTTGTATTCGATGACAGATGTTCAAGTCTCTACAATGACAAAGGACTTGTTGAGGGAAACCTTGTAAAGTTTATTACCCGGTTTCTTTTCCTTCATGATGGACCGATTCACATGTTCACTTTGTCTAGCACGTACTTGCAAGGGTCTTCTTACATAGATCAATGGCTTCTTTTTCTATCGAGGAAGGATGTTAAAGAATTGGTTATCGAATTGGGAGACCGGGAGTGGTTTAGGGCTCCTACTTGTCTTTTCTCGTGTCGAAAATTGACTCGTTTGGAACTAATTCGTTGTGAATTGGACCCTCCTCCATCTTTTAAAGGGTTCTTGAGTTTGAAGTGCCTCGTTCTTCAACAAGTTTTAATTGCCCCTGATAAAGTGGAAAATCTCCTATCAAGTTGCCCTCTTCTTGAGAGTCTAACATTGTCGTACTTTGATAGTTTTGCTCTCAGCATCTGTGCTCCAAATCTCAAATACTTATGCTTGGAAGGTGAATTCAAAGACATACGTCTTGAAAATACTCCActcttgatttttgtgtctgtTTCTATGTACACTGATGATACTGCCGAGCATTTTGAGCAAAGTTCAACTTGCAACTTTGATAAGTTTCTTGGTGGTGTCCCCTGTCTTCAGAGACTCATTGGGTATATTTACTTCACCAAG AGTTCCTCAAATACCTCACTTGCAACCGAAGCTACTGATTTGGACTTTTGGGAGAACGAATGCCCTTCTGATTGCACATTCAGACTGCTTAAAAGTGTGAAGATTGCAGATATTTCTGGAGTGCCCCACGAAATGGAATTCATCAAGTTTTTACTTAGAAACTCACCGGTGCTTGAGGTAATGAGCATTATTCCTAGCACGTGTGTTACAGATGGAAGAATAAATATGTTGATCGAGTTGCTGAGGTTTCGACGGGCATCTGCAGAGGCTGAAATCACATTTACTCAACCTAGAATGTAA
- the LOC131301363 gene encoding F-box/FBD/LRR-repeat protein At1g13570 isoform X1 produces the protein MDSILVQDVISDLPQSIVETILTKIPIRDAVRTSILSSKWRYKWANLTHLVFDDRCSSLYNDKGLVEGNLVKFITRFLFLHDGPIHMFTLSSTYLQGSSYIDQWLLFLSRKDVKELVIELGDREWFRAPTCLFSCRKLTRLELIRCELDPPPSFKGFLSLKCLVLQQVLIAPDKVENLLSSCPLLESLTLSYFDSFALSICAPNLKYLCLEGEFKDIRLENTPLLIFVSVSMYTDDTAEHFEQSSTCNFDKFLGGVPCLQRLIGYIYFTKYLSVGNELGKLQITYSHLKIVQLYEVSFEDMKEILVVLRLILNSPILQELQISSSSNTSLATEATDLDFWENECPSDCTFRLLKSVKIADISGVPHEMEFIKFLLRNSPVLEVMSIIPSTCVTDGRINMLIELLRFRRASAEAEITFTQPRM, from the exons ATGGATAGTATTTTGGTGCAAGATGTGATTAGTGATCTGCCTCAAAGTATTGTAGAAACCATATTGACAAAGATTCCGATAAGGGATGCTGTAAGGACTAGCATTTTATCGAGTAAATGGAGATATAAATGGGCTAACCTTACGCACCTTGTATTCGATGACAGATGTTCAAGTCTCTACAATGACAAAGGACTTGTTGAGGGAAACCTTGTAAAGTTTATTACCCGGTTTCTTTTCCTTCATGATGGACCGATTCACATGTTCACTTTGTCTAGCACGTACTTGCAAGGGTCTTCTTACATAGATCAATGGCTTCTTTTTCTATCGAGGAAGGATGTTAAAGAATTGGTTATCGAATTGGGAGACCGGGAGTGGTTTAGGGCTCCTACTTGTCTTTTCTCGTGTCGAAAATTGACTCGTTTGGAACTAATTCGTTGTGAATTGGACCCTCCTCCATCTTTTAAAGGGTTCTTGAGTTTGAAGTGCCTCGTTCTTCAACAAGTTTTAATTGCCCCTGATAAAGTGGAAAATCTCCTATCAAGTTGCCCTCTTCTTGAGAGTCTAACATTGTCGTACTTTGATAGTTTTGCTCTCAGCATCTGTGCTCCAAATCTCAAATACTTATGCTTGGAAGGTGAATTCAAAGACATACGTCTTGAAAATACTCCActcttgatttttgtgtctgtTTCTATGTACACTGATGATACTGCCGAGCATTTTGAGCAAAGTTCAACTTGCAACTTTGATAAGTTTCTTGGTGGTGTCCCCTGTCTTCAGAGACTCATTGGGTATATTTACTTCACCAAG tATTTGAGTGTAGGTAATGAGCTAGGGAAACTTCAGATTACTTATAGCCATCTAAAGATTGTGCAATTGTATGAAGTGAGTTTTGAGGACATGAAAGAGATTCTGGTTGTTCTTCGTTTGATTTTGAACTCCCCCATTTTACAAGAACTTCAAATATCT AGTTCCTCAAATACCTCACTTGCAACCGAAGCTACTGATTTGGACTTTTGGGAGAACGAATGCCCTTCTGATTGCACATTCAGACTGCTTAAAAGTGTGAAGATTGCAGATATTTCTGGAGTGCCCCACGAAATGGAATTCATCAAGTTTTTACTTAGAAACTCACCGGTGCTTGAGGTAATGAGCATTATTCCTAGCACGTGTGTTACAGATGGAAGAATAAATATGTTGATCGAGTTGCTGAGGTTTCGACGGGCATCTGCAGAGGCTGAAATCACATTTACTCAACCTAGAATGTAA
- the LOC131301364 gene encoding F-box/FBD/LRR-repeat protein At1g13570-like translates to MNNPCFRTKDFISDLPKNVIESILARIPLRDAARTSILSSKWRYIWTTVSDLVLDKQFFADTLRTKGRVRQEFTNAVEKILLLHSGPIQKFDLHLPEIILGNFCSDIDRWILFLSRNGIKDLTLCSTIDMPYKMHSCIYSCRELTRLKLVNCILKPPSELSGFQYVTRLHFQRTTFGDNTLGPLLSRSGLLERLTIKYCSGIGHLNINAPNLNSLFIIDNNGLESLSFVDTPNLRYFFGSLCDKMGKTPTLMEFLVALPRVSKLNLDGFFLELLAAGGSPRKLPATFTRMNSLSLADVEFGDFHVFSCTLCLIQSCPNLMKLTFWFSINESTYEERVVNYLEVPGCMDQTLTKLLCVTMHDLVGLKPQLLLIKLLLACSPMLETIFVGLSEQLDINERFEISKELSHFPRLSPKAAVMY, encoded by the exons ATGAATAATCCTTGTTTTCGCACAAAAGATTTTATCAGTGACCTGCCAAAAAATGTCATAGAAAGTATCCTTGCGCGGATACCCTTACGAGATGCAGCCAGAACAAGTATTTTATCATCTAAGTGGAGGTACATTTGGACTACGGTTTCGGACCTCGTGCTTGATAAACAGTTTTTTGCTGATACCTTGAGGACCAAAGGAAGGGTTAGACAGGAATTCACGAACGCTGTTGAGAAAATTCTCTTGCTTCACAGTGGCCCTATTCAAAAGTTTGATCTCCATCTTCCAGAAATAATACTTGGTAATTTCTGCTCAGATATTGACCGATGGATACTCTTCCTGTCGAGGAATGGTATCAAGGACTTGACACTCTGCAGTACAATCGATATGCCTTATAAGATGCATTCATGTATCTATTCTTGTCGAGAGTTGACACGATTGAAGCTTGTCAACTGCATATTGAAACCACCAAGTGAATTGAGCGGCTTTCAATATGTCACTAGACTTCATTTCCAGAGAACCACATTTGGAGACAATACGCTTGGTCCCCTACTTTCGAGGTCTGGGTTGCTTGAGAGATTGACTATCAAATATTGCAGTGGTATTGGACATTTGAATATCAATGCTCCGAACCTCAACTCGTTATTTATAATCGACAATAATGGGTTAGAATCACTGTCTTTTGTGGACACCCCCAATCTGAGGTACTTCTTCGGCTCACTATGTGATAAAATGGGAAAAACACCCACATTGATGGAGTTTCTTGTTGCCTTGCCTAGAGTTTCCAAGCTTAATTTGGATGGATTTTTTCTTGAG CTTTTGGCTGCAGGTGGTAGTCCACGCAAGCTTCCAGCAACATTTACTCGAATGAACTCGCTCTCTTTAGCAGATGTGGAGTTCGGTGactttcatgttttttcatGCACTCTTTGTTTGATCCAAAGTTGCCCCAACTTGATGAAACTTACGTTTTGG TTCTCCATAAATGAGAGCACTTATGAAGAGCGGGTTGTAAATTATTTGGAAGTACCAGGTTGCATGGATCAAACGCTCACCAAACTTCTCTGTGTGACAATGCATGACCTTGTGGGTTTGAAGCCTCAGCTACTTCTCATCAAGCTTCTGCTAGCATGTTCTCCAATGCTTGAAACAATTTTTGTTGGGCTAAGTGAGCAACTCGACATAAACGAAAGATTCGAAATATCAAAAGAGTTATCACATTTTCCTCGGTTGTCACCTAAAGCGGCAGTTATGTACTAG